In the Streptomyces sp. NBC_01237 genome, GTCCATGGCCCCGCGGTCCAGTGCCCCGTACTGCCCCGAACCACCTCTGCGCCGCAGTACGGCCAGGCACACCCCGGCCACGGCCGCGAGCACAACCACCGTGGAAACAATGACGATCATGGATCCCCCGTCTGTCCGGCGGAACCGTTGTGCGGTCCCTGGTTGATCTGCATTGTCGCCTGCCGCCTGTTCATGGGGAAGCCCGATTCCTGCCGGAGCGCGGGCTCGCGCGGATGCCCGCGCGGGAGTGTGGTGCGCTCAGGTCAGGAGAGGGACGTGGGGTTCCGCGGAGGCGGGACCGCTCGCAGGAGTTCCCACAAGGGGCGGTGTCCGCCCGCCCAGGCGGACAGGGTCTCGCGGTCGACCAGGTGCAGGCGCTGGGATCGGGCGAACTCCTGGGCGGGCCGGGAGAAGCGGCCGTTGGTGACCAGTACGACGACGTCGCCCTGGTGGACGGGGCGGCCGGTGCCGTTGAGGACGTGGAGGTCGGGGGTTCCCACGGCGGCCCCGGCGAGGCCGGCCCTGCGGTGCTTGCACTGCAGTACCCAGCGACGGCCGTAGGGATCGGTGGCCTTGACGTCGGCGCCGTTGTCCCCGGCACCCCCCACCTGGACCGCGTCGGCGCAGCCGTCACGGAACATCAGATCGCGTACCGCGTGCTCGAACTCGCGGTGGTGCAGCCGGTCCAGTTGTTCCAGCGGGTAGCGCAGCGTCCGGGCGGTCTCCGCCCTCCGGCGCGACCGGGCGGCGCGGTAGCGGTGCCACAGCACACCTCCGGCGGCCGCGGCGGCGAGGACGACGGGAACGATCCACGGGTGCGCGGCGATCCAGGCGAGCAGCCGCCCGGCCGCCCACAGGGCGACGGCGACGAGCAGCAGGACCTGGATGCCACGCCGCTGCCGCTGCTTGCGGGTACGGGCCGTTCGGCTGCGCGCCGCGGGGCGGCGTGAGGGCCGGCGCGGGGCGGGGCTGCGGTGTGGTGGGCGGCGGGTGGCCATCGGGTCGCTCCGGCTGTGTCAGCGGCTGGAATCGGAGATGCCGGAGACGGGCCGGCGCCACAGCCGCAGGAGGACGACGCCGGCGAGCGGCGGTCCCCCATTGATCGTCAGCGTCCTGTCCCGCCCCCGGTCGGGCTTCGGCCGCCCCCCGGTCGGGCTTCGGGCGGTCCCGGTCGGGCCGGTGCGGGCGGGCTGCTCAGCCCCCTTTATGTATCCCGGATCCCCCACCCGCGCCGCCCAGTTGTCGGACGATGACGCAAAGCGATCTGTTGGCCGGAATGATCAGGGACCGCATCCGCCGCACCGGTCACGCAACGAGTGCCGCACGCTCCGGCCTGCTGCTTCACCCACCCTTCACCCACCACGATCGAGCTCAGTCGATTCCGGGGACCCCGGCGAGAGCGGCGACGCACGATGAACGAGAACACTGTTCTTGACTTTGGACGGAGGGTGGACCATCGTCTCCCTCGACAGAGAACAGCGTTCTCGCTTCTTGGTCCCCTCACCGAAGGATGTCCGTCGTGACCACAACGCCCCTCACGGTCCGCAGCACCCCGTCCCGGCGTTGGGACCGCGTCGGCCGCGGTCTGATGGCCCTCAACTCCGCAGTCACCTTCGCGGTGTTCGTCAACGGGTTCTTCCTGATGGCGGACGCGAGCGACGACCGCCTGATGGTCGAGGGGTGGCGAACCTTCGGATACCTCGTGTTCAGCGCGATGTGGGCGATGCTCGCGTACCGGCCGCGTCGGGTTCCGGCGATCTGGGAGATGGTGATCTTCCACAAGGTCGCGGCAACGGTGCTCGCCTTCACCATCCTGGACACCACCGAGGGCATGCGGTCCTCGATCACCGACACCTCGGTCGCGGCGCTCACGGTCTTCGCGTACGTCGTCTGCCGCGGGTGGGAATCGTGGCGGGTCATCAAGCGTGACGGTGCCCCGACGTACGCGCTCTGAGTTGTCGTTCGTGTCCGCGGGGCCGGTCGGGACGCCCCGGCCGGCCCCGCGGCGCGCCACCGCCACTGCCTCCGGGCGGGAGCACTGGTGGGTTCGAGAGGGCACACCGCTGACTTATAAGGTGGACGCATGGTCACTCCACGGCAAGCAGCACGCGAGCAGATGATGCGTGACATCGTGCGAGTGGGACGCGAGCACCTGGCGACGGTGCTTCCGGCCGACCTGTCCCTACGGGCCGTGGCCCGGGACATCGGAGTCGTCCCGTCGGCGCTCTACCGCTACGTCCGCGACCGCGAAGCGCTCATCACCCTGCTGATCGTCGACGCGTACAACGAACTCGCCGACGAGGTCGATGCGGCCCTCGCGGCGGCGTCGGGCCTTTCGTACCGCAAGCGGCTCGAAGTGGCAGCACTCACGGCGCGCGCCTGGGCCGTTCGTGAACCGTCCAGGTTCGCCATGCTCTACGGCACGCCGGTGCCCGGCTACACGGCTCCCGGCGACCGGACCGTGGTGCCCGGCACGCGATTTGCCCTCGCTCTCGCCGGACTGGTCGAGGACGCCTGGCGGACAGGTGAGTTGAGGACGGTGGAGGCACCGCTCGACCCGACCGTCCGCGCGGACATGGAGCGCTTGCGGGAAGTGCTCGGTTTCGAGATGCCGGTGGGCAACGTCTGCCGGGCCTACGGTCTGTGGTCCGCGGTCATCGGCGCCATTCTGTTCGACGCCTTCGGCCATTACGCGGCGGATACGCTGAGCGATCCCGAGGAGTTCCTCCGCGCCCACACGAACGGTCTCGCGGACACCGTCGGTCTCTGACCCGGGCGGACCCAGCCGTCGTCCGCGGCGTGGGCGCTGTCGGTGGGCGTCGCGCCGGCCGTCCGGGTCATCGGCCGTCTCCGTGGTTGGTGGTGGTCGTGGTGGTGTCCGGGTCTGCCGGAGTGTTGAAGAATTCGAGTATCTCCTCGTGTGTGGGTTCCTTGGCTGCTTCTGCGGCGACCGCTGCGCTGCGGGGGAACATGGCCTGCTCGTACTCGGTGAGCGCGGCCTCGATGTCCTCGGGGTGCGCGGCGAGGGCCCTGCCGAGTTCGGCGCCGTCGAGCATGGCCAGGTTGGCGCCCTCACCGTTGGGGGCCGCGAGGTGGGCGGCATCGCCGATCAGGGTGACCCCCGGCACCCGGTCCCACCGGTGCTCCATGGGCAGCGCGTGGTGGGGGCGCAGGACCGGCGCGGTGTCACCATCGGTGATCAGTGCGGTGAGTTCCGGTGCCCAGCCGTCGAACTCGGCCGCGATCCGCGCGGTGGCCGCGGCGGCATCGGTGAAGTCGATGGCCGCGAACCAGTCCTGCGACTCGGCGAGCATCACGTAGGTGTGCAAGGTGTCGCCGCTCTCCCGGTGGGCGTGGATTTCCCTGCCCGGCGCGGGCGCGACCATCGACCCGCCGCCGACCGCCTTCGCGGCGGCCGGATGGCGGGTGTCGGCGTCGTACAGGTAGGTCTCGACGAACGACGTGCCGGCGTACTCGGGTGTGGCGGTGGTGAGCAGTGGCCGGACCCGTGACCAGGCGCCGTCCGCACCGACCAGCAGGCTCGTGACGACGGTCCCGCCGCCGGCGAACGTCACCTCGTGGCGGCCCGGTCCCAGGGCGCGGGCTCCGCTGACCTTGTGCCCCCACCGGACGGTGCCGGCCGGGAGCGAGTCGAGCAAGACCTGTCGTAACTCGCCGCGTTGCACCTCGGGGCGTCCGCCCATGCCGTCGTCGGCCTTCTCGAACAGGACGGTCCCGTCCCGGTCCAGGACCCGCATCGCCTGACGTCCCGCCAGGACGATGCCGCGGAACTCCGCCGTCAGGCCGGCCGCCTTGAGGGCGAGCTGTCCGTTGTAGTCGTGGATGTCGAGCATCCCGCCCTGTGTGCGCACCGTCGGGGAGGACTCCGCCTCGTAGACCGTGGCCGGTATTCCATGGACGTGCAGGACGCGGGCCAGCGTGAGTCCGCCGAGTCCTGCGCCGATGACCGTGACAGGGCTGGTCATGGTGGTTCCCTTTCTCCGGAGGCGCCCCGAAGACTGACGCGTTCTCCCCGGGAGCACTCAGAGACTGCCGCGGGCCGCTCACACGGGGCGCACACGGCGCTGACACGGGTGCGTACGGCGCTGATACAGGTGCGGACGACGCCGGGAGGCTGACGGTGGTCTTCTCGCGGGGAAACCGGCCCGAGTCCGGACCGGGAGGGCATCTTCGTGAAGCGCCACGCAAGACGCTCGGCCGGGAATTCCCGGCCGAGCGTCTCTGTGTTCCTCATCCGGCACGGCCCGGCAAGGAGCACGGGGCAGCTGCTGAAGGCGGTGGTGGCGGCCCGGCCCGTTCATGGTCGGGCGGGCCGCACCGGGCGTACTGCGGAGGGGGCGGAGTCAGGCGATGGGGTGGAGGGGGATGTCGAGGTAGGACTCGGCGCCCTCCGGGGAGGTGATGTCGATGGTGAACACCGGGGTGGTGGTGTGGGGTGCGGCGAAGAGGGGGTCGTGGGTGTCGATGACCAGCTGGAGCTGGTGGCCCCTGGCCAGGACGTAGTCGGTGGGCTGGAGGGGGAAGGCCACGGTGGTGTCCCGGCCCGCCTGCTCGGCGGTGAAGGTGTAGGGGGCGTGGGTGACGATGTACGCCCTGCCGGTGGCCGGGTTGTGGTCCAGCAGGTACGCGACGATCGTGGCATCCGCCTGCTGCGCGTTCACCGTCACCCGCAGTTCCAGGTCGCCCCGTACGCGCGCGGCCCGCTCCAGCGGCGCGGTGGCGAAGACCGCCGCGAGGCTGCGGTCGGTGTCGGCCGTCTTGTAGACGTGGGGCAGTCCCACGCGTTCGGCCAGGCCGGTCCGGATGAGCTGGGGGGCCACGACGATGTCGGTACCCGCGCCGGTGGCCTTCACCGAACGGGTCCAGCCCGTCGCGGCGCCCTCGGCCAACTGTCCGTCGCTCTGGCCGGAGGCCGCGTCGGCGAGGTGGAGACGCTTCTTCGGCAGGGCGTAGTCGGCCCAGGAGGGGTGGCGGAGGTCGGAGAGGGGGTTGAACATGTACTCCGAGCGGACGTCGAACCGTGGAGTCTCCCCGTCGCCGGCGCTGCCGCCGAGGTGGTGGTCCATCCACCGGTAGGTCATGTCGGTGGGCTTGGCGGGGAGGCCGAACAGGCCCGGGAGCTCGGCGTTGCCGTGGTCGCCCACCTGGACGAGGAGCGTCTTGGGCCCGGTCAGACGGCTGTGGAAGTCGATGACGGCGGGCACCGAGAAGATGGTCTCGTGCCAGGTGGTGGTCAGGAGGATGGGCGTCGCAGCGTCGTTGAACGCCTTGAGGCAGGCCTTGGGCGACCGTGCCTCGGCGAACTGCCTGACCTCGTCGTCGATGGTGTTGGCGCGGATCTTCTGGATGATCCCGCGGAACTCCTGCGAGCAGCGGTCCTCGCCGAAGAGCTGCACGAGAGCCTCGAACGCCTTGAGGTGACGGGTGCCGTTCTCGTAGAGGGAGGCGAAAAGGTCGGCCCAGGCACTGGCGCCCGCGACGGCCTTGATCCGCTGATCCCGCGCGGCCGCGAGCAGGCTCGTGCCGGCGCCGTAGGAGGCGCCGAAGAAACCGATGCGGTCCGGATCGACCGCGTCCTGCTGGATCAGCCAGTCGATCACCTCGGTGGCGTCGGCGACGTCCTGCGGACCGGCACAGTGGATCTCGCCCGTCGAGTTGGCCAGACCGCGCTGGCTGTAGGCCAGGACGACATAGCCGCCCAGCGCCCAGCGGGAGATCATGCCGAGGTAGGCCCGGTGCCCGATACCGACCAGCGGCGCGGGCAGGACGACCGCGGGACAGACCTGTCCGGGGGCGAGGTTCTTCGGCACGCTCAGCGACGCGTCCAGGACCGTCCCGTCCTCCATCGTGAGGGAGACCTCCGAGTACCCGGCGGTCTCCGCGTACACCTCGTACTCGTCGGCCAGACCCCACTGGTCCAGACGGCCGATCCGGCGCGGCGACGGGTCCAGCAGCGCCTCACGGATCGCGTCCAGCTTCGCGAGGCCGTCGGCGCCGAGTTCGAACGGCGATTCCGGAGTTGCGTCAACAGACATGGCTGTACCCGCCTTTTATGAAAGGGATGGCGACGAAGTGTCGGACACATGCTCACATCGCCAAGATCACCCCTGTGAAGTCGTCATACATGGGCCACTCGAACGGATGAATGGCGCCGCGCAAACCTCAAGACGGACAACAGGCCAGTGCTTGACCGAGAACGGCCGCGCGGCATCGCGGCCGACGGGGACGGCCCGGGAAACGACGGCTTGAGAAGCAGCTCCGCACCTCGGTCGCCAAGGTGCCGGCCGGCCTCCGCCTGCTCGTGGAGAGCACCAAGGGCGGTCCTGAACGGGGCGAAAGGACCGGCCTGTTGGGACCAAGGGCGCCGTCCCGTCGAAGCCGCGTTCCGGATTTTGATGCTCCAGCGCACTCGCGCGAAGATCAGGTCATGGATGGGGATGCGCGGCTTCGCATCACACTGCTCGGCGGCTTTCAGGCGTCTCGGGGCGGTGCCGCTCTGCCCGTTCCCGGGGCCCGGTTGCGGAGTCTGGTCGTACGGCTCGCTCTCGCCGGCGGGCGTGCGGTCCCCCGAAGCGTCCTCGTCGACGCGATCTGGGCCGAGGACCCGCCCGCCGACCCCGTCCACGCCCTCCAGGCCCTCGTCTCGCGGCTGCGCCGGACCCTCGGCTCGGCCGGCGATGTCACGCAGCTCGCGGGCGGATACCGGCTGGCCGTGGACACCACCGACGTCGACGCGCTGCGGTTCGAACAGCTTGCGGCCGTCGGTCGTGAGCGTCTGCGCACCGGTGCCCCGGATGCCGCGGCGGCCCTGCTCGGTGAGGCCGTGGCGCTGTGGGGCGGCCGTCCCGGCGTCGAACCCGCGGTCGTGGTCGCGGTGGCACCCGCCGACGCGACCCGGCTGGTCCACGCCTCGACCGAAGCCGTCGCCGACCTCGCCGACGCCGAACTGGCACTGGGCCGCGCGGACGAGGCCGCCGTCCGACTGGCCGGCCTGCTCGCCGGGCACCCCGTCCATGAACGGGCCGCCGCGCTGCTCATGGACGCCCTCGCCGCCCAGGGGCGCCAGGCCGAGGCCCTCGCCGGGTACGAACGGTTCCGCGCGACGCTGGCCGATGTCCTCGGCACCGACCCGGGCACTGCCCTGCGCGAACGCCATCTGCGCCTGCTGCGCGCCGAGCGGCCCCCGCCCGCCACCGGCACCGGCACCGGCACCGGCACCGCGGAGAGGGAGCAGGGCAACCTGCCCGCGCCGCTGACCAGTTTCATCGGCCGTGACGCCGATCTCGCCCGGATCGATACGCTGCTCGCCGCCGGGCGCCTGGTCACCGTGCTCGGTCCCGGCGGCGCCGGCAAGACACGTCTGGCCGTCGAGGCCGCCCGCCGTCACCGCGACGAGTACCGTGACGGCGCCTGGCTGATCGACCTCGCCCCGGTCACCGAGCCGGCCGAGGTCGGCGGGGCGATGCTGGCCGCGATCGGGCTGCGCGGCTCGGCGCTGTTCGAGGCCGCGGCCCGGCTGCGCAGCGATCCGGTCGGCGAACCGGACGTGCTGGCCGCACAGTTGGACGGCCGGGAGAGTCTGCTCGTGGTGGACAACTGCGAGCACCTGGTCGACGCCGTGGCGCACCTGATCCCGGCGCTGCTGTCCCGCTGCGCCGGGCTGCGGGTGCTGGCCACCAGCCGGGAGCCGCTGGCGGTCGACGGCGAGGCGCTGGTTCCGCTCGGGCCGCTCCCCCTGCCCGAGCAGGACGCGGACGTCCAACAGACCCGCCGCGCTGCGTCGGTGCGCCTGTTCACCGAGCGGGCGGCCGCCGTGCGGCCCGGGTTCGATGTCGACGGGCACAACCTCGGCGAGGTGCTGCGTATCGTGCACGGCCTCGACGGCATGCCGCTCGCGCTCGAACTGGCCGCTGCCCGTCTGCGCACGCTCTCACCGGCCGACCTGGCCGCCGGGCTGTCCGACCGGTTCCGGCTGCTCACCAGCGGCAGCCGGACAGCGTTCCCGCGGCACCGCACGCTGCGTGCGGTCATCGCGTGGAGCTGGGACCTGCTCGGCGCGGACGCGCGGACGGTCGCGGAACGGATCGCCGTCCTGCCCGGCGGCGTCACACCGGCATCAGCCACCGCGGTCCGTGCCGGCACCGCGGTGGCGGCCGGCGAGGTCCCGGAGCTGCTCGCGGGCCTGGCCGACCGGTCGCTGCTGCAACTCGCACCGGACACCGGCCGGTACCGGATGCTGGAGACGATCCGGGAGTACGGCCTGGAAAGCCTGGCCGGTCAGGGCACCCTGACCGGGGTGCGGGACCTGGCCGCCCGTCACTTCGCCGAACTGGTCGCCCGCTGCGACCCGCTGCTGCGCGGCCCCGAACAGCTCGACGCGCTCCAGGTCCTGCGTACCGAGTACGACAACGTGCTCGCCGCGCTGCGCCACCTCTGCGACACCGGCGACGCCGGCGGCGCGATCGGGCTCGCCATGAACCTGACCTGGTACTGGCAGATGCTCGGCCTGCACGACGACGCCACGTACTGGCTCGGTGAGGCGGTCGCGGTGCCGGCCGAACGGCCGTGCCCGGAGCGCGGGATCGCCGAGGCGATGCTGCTGCTCCGGACCGTCGCCCCCCGGAGCGCACTGTTCAACGGCGCGGTCAAGGAAGGCGGCGAGGAACTGCGGGCGCTCACCGGCCGGCTGCTGAGCCACTCCGGGTCGCCCGGCTTCGGTGGCGCGCCGGCGCGCGTCGTGCTGGCCTCCCTGGAGGTGACCGAGGCGTCCGCGACGATCACCCAGCGCCTGGTCGACGGGCCGGACGTGTGGCTGGCCGGACTCGCCCGCATCTCCCGGGCCCATGCCGCCGAGAACGCGGGCCACCTCGACCGGGCCCGCGACGACGTGACCGCGGCCCTGGAGTGCTTCGCCCGGGCGGGCGACCACTGGGCCCTGGCCACGGCGCTGCCGCTGCGCGCGCTGCTGCGCCAGTACGACGGCGATCTCGACGGCGCGTCGGACGATCTGAACGAGGCCAAACGACTGGCCCGCGCGTTCGGGGCGCTGAGCCTCGGCGACGAGGTCTTCATCGACCTGCGCCTGATCGATCTGCACGCGCGGCTCGGCGATACCGCGCGGGCGGCCGGGATGCTCGCCACGACGCGGGGACATGTGTCGCGCTCGGCGTCGCCCGAGCCGGCGATCCTGCTCGACGCACGCGAGGCCGCTCTGTGGGTGCAGGCGGGGGATGTGGACCGCGCGCGCGGGCTGATCGAGTCGGCCGAGACCGGGCTGTCCGAGCAGCACCCGCCCGGCGGCGAACACGAGCAGGCGCTGATCGGCGCGGTGCGGGGGACGCTCTGCCTCGAACTCGGCGACGGGCCGGGCGCCGAGGAGGCGCTGGGCCGGGCCTACGCGGCGGCGGTCGCCAGCAAGGACCTGCCGATCGTGGCGACGGTGGCGGTGACCGTGGCCGGACTCGCCGCCCGGTACGGGCGATACCGCGACGTGGCCGTCGTGCTCGGCGCGGCCGCCCGGCTGCGGGGCGCCGACGACCGTACCGATCCGCAGATCCGCACACTGAGCAGCCGCGCCCGCACCGCGCTCGGCGACGAACGCTTCGCCGAGGCGTACCGGACCGGCCGGCGACTTGACGTACCGGCAGCCCTGGCCCGGACCGATCCGGCGCTGCTGCGCCCTGCGGCGCCACCCGCGCTCCGACGGCAGGAGACCTCCGGCCGGACCACTTCCGGCGGCAGCCATGATGGGGACATGAATCAGCGCGTGCTGCCCGTCGAGGCCCTCGTTGTCGTGGACGTCCAGTCGGCCTTCGTGTCCGGTGACGGAGCTGTGCCCGAGGCCGCGCGGCTGATCGCACGGGCGACGGATCTGGTCTCGCGGGCGCGGCGCGGTGGCGCGCTCGTGGTCCACCTCCAGAACGACGGACCGGCCGGGGCGGCCGATGAACCCCATACGCCCGGCTGGGAACTCCATCTCCCCGTCGAGGCGGGCTCGCGGGAGGTCGTGATCCGCAAGACCGAGGACGACGGCTTCGCCGGGACGTCCCTGGGGAGCGTGCTGGCCGACGCAGGCGTACGGGGACTCGCCGTCTGCGGAACGATGTCCGAGATGTGCGTCCTCGCCACGGCCCGCAGGGGTCTGGAGCTGGATTACCGGGTCGTCCTTCCGCACGATGCCCACGCGACGTACGACATCCCGGCGGCCGAGGGCATCAGCGACATGGTTCCGGCCGCCGCGGCTTCCCGGGTCGCCGAGTGGGCCCTCGGGGACGGGGTCGAGATCGTCGCGCACGCCGCGGACGTCACGTTCATGGCCCCGCGCCCGCAGCCGCGCTGACCGTTCTTCAGGCGTGGTACATCAGGATCGAGGTGGGGACCGTGGTGGAGCGGGCGGGCAGCAGTGTGGCGACCGGGGGGAAGGCCGTGGCCGTGTTCCGGCGGGCGGGAGGCTGGGTCCGGGGCAGGGGTGCGGAGGGGCGCGCGGGAGGCCGGTCGGCCTGGGCTCGGGGGTGGGTGCTCGCCGCGCTCGCGGTGCTGACGGCCTGGCTGCTCGTGTTCCACCGGACCTTCGCCCGCCTCGCGGGCCGTCCCGGCAGTCTGCTGGAGGCGTTCCTCCCCTGGCTCGGCCTCGTGGTCGTGGTGCTGCTCGTATCGGCCCTGCTTCGCCGTTCGGCCACCGCGCTGGTGGCCCTGCTGTTGCCGGTGGCGGCCTGGACGTACCTCTTCGGCGGGCTGGTCCTGCCGGGGCCGGGCGCGCGTGACCTGGTCGTGGTGCAGCACAACGTCAGCGACGAGAACTCCGACCCGGCGGGCACGGCCCGCGCCCTGGCCGGGGCCGAGCCGGATCTCATCGCGCTGGAGGAGCTGGTGCCTCCCGCGTCGGCCGTCTACGCGAGGAGCCTGGCCCCGGACTACCCGTACCACGCGGTCCGGGGCACTGTCGGGCTCTGGTCGAAGCATCCGCTGTCCGGCACGAGGCTGTTGGACATCAAGCCCCGGGGAATCACGGCGGGCTGGAGCCGTGGGCTGCGGACCGTGGTCCACACGCCGCACGGCGAGGTCGCCGCGTACGTCGGGCACCTGCCCTCGGTGCGTGTCCGGGTGAGCGGTCTCGCCTCCTCCTGGCGCGACGAGAGCGCCGCTCTGCTGGGCGAGGCCCTCGCCGCCGAGGAGCTGCGCACGGTGGTGCTGATGGGCGATCTCAACGGCACGGTCGACGATCACGGACTGGCCCCGCTGACCTCACGGATGAACACGGCCCGGCGCGGATTCGCCCTCAGCTTCCCCGCCGCCTTCCCGGTGGCCCGGATCGACCAGGTCATGGCCCGTTCGGCAACCGTCGACCACATCCGTACGCTGCCGGCCACCGGCAGCGACCACCTGCCCGTCGCCGCCTCGATCACCCTGCGCTGACCGGCACCCTCCGGCGGATCACCGAAGGCGGCCGAGGCTTCCGGGGTACAGGTACTTCTGTTCCGGGACGGTGGTGCCGTGTGCCCAGGCGTCGAAGAATCCGGTGAGGTCCGGCCGCCCGGAGACCTTCTTCGCGAGTGCTTCGAACTGCGGCCAGGTGGCGTTGCCGTAGCGGTGCTCCTTCTGCCACTGCCGGAGGGTCCCGAAGAAGGCGGCGTCCCCGATGGTCCGCCGCAGGGCGTGCATCATCATCGACCCCTTGTCGTACAGCGCCGGGTCCAGTTCCCTGCCCTGGCCCGGGTCGTAGAGCTTCACGTTCCAGAAGTCGGGGTCCTGTCGGCTCTGCTCCACCATGTCGGCGTAGAAGCCGGTGTCGAGGTCGGCGCCGCTCTTCTCGTCCCACAGCTGGTTGGTGTACTGGGCGACGCACTCGGCGATGCAGCCGTCACGCCAGTCCGAGAACGAGACGCTGTTGCCGAACCACTGATGGGCGTACTCGTGCACCATCGAGGAGTCGAACATCATGCCGCTGTACGTCGGACGGCTCTGCGTCTCCAGTGCGAGGGGGCCCTCGCCGCCCCCGTCGGCTTCGCCGTTGATGACGATGCCGCCGGCCGAGGAGAAGGGGTACGGGCCGAACTTCGAGGCCAGGAAGCCGATGATCTCCGGGAGCAGCGCCTCGGAGTCCGGGTCGATCACGGCGCCGGGGCTGTAGGCGTTGACGACCGGGGTGCCGTCGGCCAGTTTCGAGGTGCGAACCGTGAACTTGTCGATGGCGAGCGTGCTGAGGTAGGTGGCGAGCGGCTTGTCCTCGTACCAGCGGAAGGTCTTCCTGCCCTTGGCCGGGGAGGTGGTCGGGCCGGGGCGGCCGTTGCCGATCACGGTCCAGGTGTCGGGGACCGTCGCGGTGAGCCGGAAGGTCGCCTTGTCGGACGGGTGGTCGTTGGCCGGGTACCAGGCGGTGGCGGAGTGCGGCTCGCCGGTCACGCTCACCCCGCCGTTGGTGAGCCGGTGCCAGCTCTCGCCGACGGGCTTGCCGGAGTAGCGGACGCGGACGGCGAATCTCGCGCCCTTGGCGATCCGGCCGGCCGGGGTGATGACCAGTTCGTGTGCCCCGCTGCGGGTGAAGCTCCTGACGGGTACGCCGTCGACGGTGACCGAGCCGACCTGGAAGCCCTCCAGGTCCAGGTGGAAGCGGTCGAGTCGGCCGGTGGCCGTGGCGGTGACGGTGGTGTCGCCGTCGAGGTGGCCGGGGCGGGCCGGGTCGTAGGCCACGCGGACGTCGTAGTGGGAGACGTCGTATCCGGGGTTGCCGTCGTCGGGGAAGTACGGGTCCCCCACACCGGACCCGCCGCCGGTGGTGGCCGCGGAGGGCACGGCGGTCAGCAGCACGCTGCCTGCCAGGATGCCCACCACCGCGGGGTATCGGTGCCGTTTCGTCGTACTGCGCATATGTCCTGCTCCTGACCGTAGGGGCCGTGGTCGGTGATCAGCGGGTGGCGAGCTGCCAGGTCACGCCCAGAACGGCGTTGGTGCTGACGGTCTCGGTCCCCGGGTCCACGTTGTCGATGCGGTCGCATGCGTCGTGGAGGCAGTCGCCGACGCCGGTGGTGAAGCCTGAGACCGGGATTCCGGCGTCTCCGAAGGACTCGTGGTCCGAGCCGCCGATGCCGATGTCGAAGGTGGGCAGGCCCTTGTCCGCGAAGTAGGCCTCGAACGCGTCCGTGGCCCTGGGGTCGTCGTGGACGACGAGCCACTGCTGCACGTTCCTGCTGCCGGTCATGTCGAAGTTGAGGTAGACGTCGATCTTCTCGCGCCCGGCGGCGGAGAGCTTGCGCACGTAGTCCTTGGAGCCGATCAGGCCCTGCTCCTCCGCTCCCCACCAGGCGAACCGCAGATGCCGCTTCGGCGCGACACCCGCCCGCGACATCGCGACGGCGGTGGCGAGCACGGCGGCCGAGCC is a window encoding:
- a CDS encoding M1 family metallopeptidase; amino-acid sequence: MRSTTKRHRYPAVVGILAGSVLLTAVPSAATTGGGSGVGDPYFPDDGNPGYDVSHYDVRVAYDPARPGHLDGDTTVTATATGRLDRFHLDLEGFQVGSVTVDGVPVRSFTRSGAHELVITPAGRIAKGARFAVRVRYSGKPVGESWHRLTNGGVSVTGEPHSATAWYPANDHPSDKATFRLTATVPDTWTVIGNGRPGPTTSPAKGRKTFRWYEDKPLATYLSTLAIDKFTVRTSKLADGTPVVNAYSPGAVIDPDSEALLPEIIGFLASKFGPYPFSSAGGIVINGEADGGGEGPLALETQSRPTYSGMMFDSSMVHEYAHQWFGNSVSFSDWRDGCIAECVAQYTNQLWDEKSGADLDTGFYADMVEQSRQDPDFWNVKLYDPGQGRELDPALYDKGSMMMHALRRTIGDAAFFGTLRQWQKEHRYGNATWPQFEALAKKVSGRPDLTGFFDAWAHGTTVPEQKYLYPGSLGRLR
- a CDS encoding M20/M25/M40 family metallo-hydrolase, whose amino-acid sequence is MEILSRMRRTAAVLGLCAALVAVPAAASAEPAAPKPPKTPRIPVVSTEQVMSHLRALQSIADRTGGNRAHGTKGFQQSLAYVKGVLDKAGFRTSLRPFTHNGVLGHNLIADWPGGDPDHVVLVGAHLDSVEAGPGMNDNGSGSAAVLATAVAMSRAGVAPKRHLRFAWWGAEEQGLIGSKDYVRKLSAAGREKIDVYLNFDMTGSRNVQQWLVVHDDPRATDAFEAYFADKGLPTFDIGIGGSDHESFGDAGIPVSGFTTGVGDCLHDACDRIDNVDPGTETVSTNAVLGVTWQLATR